One stretch of Saccharopolyspora erythraea DNA includes these proteins:
- a CDS encoding VOC family protein, with protein sequence MAVRRVMPVISSETARESKEFYGLLGFEEVMNHGWIVTMASPSTPAAQVSFMSHDKTAPVNPDMSVEVDDVDAAYAAMRDSGAEIVHPLQDEEWGVRRFFVRDPNGRVVNVLSHR encoded by the coding sequence ATGGCCGTTCGCCGCGTCATGCCCGTCATATCATCGGAGACCGCACGGGAAAGCAAGGAGTTCTACGGCCTGTTGGGCTTCGAAGAGGTCATGAACCACGGCTGGATCGTGACGATGGCCTCCCCGTCGACTCCCGCGGCGCAAGTCAGCTTCATGAGCCACGACAAGACCGCACCGGTGAACCCCGACATGAGCGTCGAGGTCGACGACGTGGACGCGGCCTACGCGGCGATGCGGGACAGCGGCGCGGAGATCGTCCACCCCCTGCAGGACGAGGAGTGGGGCGTGCGGCGGTTCTTCGTCCGCGACCCCAACGGCCGGGTCGTCAACGTGCTCAGCCACCGCTGA
- a CDS encoding response regulator transcription factor, which produces MVMDGEAAPRVLVVDDDTSVRDVVRRYLQRAGYAVELAGDGETALRLHAERKPDLVVLDLMLPGVGGLEVCRRLRERGEVPVVMLTALGEESDRVVGLEQGADDYVVKPFSPRELVLRVASILRRARTARPVEGEVIADGALRLDLDARRGTLDGTELALTGREFDLLVFLLRHPGRAFSRAELLEQVWGWSFGDHSTVTVHMRRLREKIEPDPARPVRINTVWGVGYRYDPVR; this is translated from the coding sequence ATGGTCATGGACGGGGAGGCGGCGCCGCGGGTGCTCGTCGTCGACGACGACACCTCGGTGCGCGACGTCGTGCGGCGCTACCTGCAACGCGCCGGTTACGCGGTGGAGCTGGCCGGTGATGGCGAGACCGCCCTGCGGCTGCACGCCGAGCGGAAGCCGGACCTGGTCGTGCTCGACCTGATGCTGCCCGGCGTCGGCGGGCTGGAGGTGTGCAGGCGGCTGCGGGAGCGCGGCGAGGTGCCGGTGGTGATGCTCACCGCGCTGGGCGAGGAGTCCGACCGCGTGGTCGGCCTGGAGCAGGGGGCCGACGACTACGTCGTCAAGCCGTTCAGCCCGCGCGAGCTGGTGCTGCGGGTCGCCTCCATCCTGCGGCGGGCGCGCACCGCCCGCCCGGTCGAGGGCGAGGTCATCGCCGACGGTGCGCTGCGGCTGGACCTCGACGCCAGGCGCGGCACGCTCGACGGCACCGAACTGGCGCTGACCGGCAGGGAGTTCGACCTGCTGGTCTTCCTGCTGCGCCATCCCGGCCGCGCGTTCTCCCGCGCCGAGCTGCTGGAGCAGGTGTGGGGCTGGAGCTTCGGCGACCACTCCACCGTCACCGTCCACATGAGACGACTGCGGGAGAAGATCGAGCCCGACCCCGCGCGCCCGGTGCGCATCAACACCGTGTGGGGCGTCGGCTACCGCTACGACCCGGTGAGGTGA
- a CDS encoding class I SAM-dependent methyltransferase: MSLAFEAAFGNTDCTLLTSDGAARPLTARRWSAPAGAADHVLLGECRGPVLDIGCGPGRLVAALAGRGVVALGVDVSPVAVRLTRERGGLALCRDVYGRLPGQGRWREVLLVDGNIGIGGDPARLLHRVRELLRPDGRAWVEVEPPGTGPWRGTARLVTPTRRSRAFGWAIVGADTIGVLAESAGFALHRLIDHDGRWFAALEPEHARARRSSSAVGSR, from the coding sequence ATGAGCCTCGCGTTCGAGGCCGCCTTCGGCAACACCGACTGCACGCTGCTCACCAGCGACGGCGCCGCGCGTCCGCTGACCGCGCGCAGGTGGTCGGCCCCGGCCGGCGCAGCCGACCACGTGCTGCTGGGCGAGTGCCGGGGCCCGGTCCTCGACATCGGTTGCGGACCCGGCCGGCTGGTGGCGGCGCTGGCGGGACGCGGCGTCGTCGCGCTCGGCGTGGACGTCTCCCCCGTCGCGGTGCGGCTCACCCGTGAGCGCGGTGGCCTCGCGCTGTGCCGGGACGTGTACGGCAGGCTGCCGGGTCAGGGCAGGTGGCGCGAGGTGCTGCTGGTCGACGGCAACATCGGCATCGGCGGTGATCCGGCCCGGCTGCTGCACCGCGTCCGGGAGCTGCTGCGACCGGACGGCCGCGCCTGGGTGGAGGTCGAGCCGCCCGGCACCGGACCGTGGAGGGGAACCGCGCGCCTTGTCACCCCGACCCGTCGAAGCCGCGCGTTCGGCTGGGCGATCGTCGGCGCCGACACCATCGGCGTGCTCGCCGAGTCGGCCGGTTTCGCGCTGCACCGGCTCATCGACCACGACGGCAGGTGGTTCGCCGCGCTGGAGCCGGAGCACGCGAGGGCACGACGTTCCTCATCGGCGGTGGGTTCGCGCTGA
- a CDS encoding sugar-binding protein: protein MRAAGFGAVLLLTTTVVAAGSPAHAADPALARATGPAAEADLGVLFVGAHPDDEASLLSTFGLWGHEHGVRSGVATITRGEGGGNAVGPEEGPALGLLREAEERRAVAGAGVTDVYNLDEPDLYYTVSAPLTEQAWGHDDVLGKLVRVVRQTRPEVVVTMDPAPTPGNHGNHQYAARLALEAYRLAADPAAFPEQIDREGLGPWSVRRVLSNAAGADEEFRGPDCESRTAAAGSPGPEYFVWGGRRAPGGITWEQRERLSEREYATQGWASRPDVPDDPAEIGCDHFTELANRTPHVPGARGPEAPLLGALLPAPGGLPLGTAVSATAERSHVIAGERFGVRVGLSAGGVALPGGTVALELPPGWQVQGDGSFAALPPGASAGVGFTVAVPADQRAGRVPVPVRVVSGAQQGTTELRLDVVPPVVAEQAPLPAVADFQRWTGEQGLPALRDAVAPVWTIPAGGAREVPVIIRNHARGPQSGVVRLEPPAGFAVGDPERRFDALAPGATESAVFDVRSTDPHAPTGMRGGDRPYALTAQPDGGQAARTASALEVVPATAIPATTTPPAVDGRAGAEEYPGPTLDLSARWEGDECASHEDCSATAKLARHGDVLHVLVDVVDDVRGRALSARDCKRHWRTDAVEIAIDPKGGSENTSSTLKLAVLPRTEAGPPCHFRDADNHQGPGPETAPGVRIASVERHGGYTVEASIPLSALPGSVDPARMGLDLLVYDSDTDDLTGQTRIGWSAWGGVQGDPYRWGRAMLEGLPGGEQVPAPEPRLPLDALASVDSPGSLAQSVRLGTAPGGARPAGDSAARLVDARTAPGEVRAKLVANAPGTVHVFVLDAAGVVVADQVVPVQPGERQVVLPVPHGSGSRVLAGFATPDGATAASAADVR from the coding sequence GTGCGTGCGGCTGGCTTCGGTGCTGTGCTCCTGCTGACGACGACGGTCGTTGCCGCCGGAAGTCCCGCCCATGCGGCGGATCCCGCTCTCGCCAGGGCGACCGGTCCTGCCGCCGAAGCCGACCTCGGCGTGCTGTTCGTCGGTGCGCACCCCGACGACGAGGCGTCGCTGCTGTCGACCTTCGGGCTGTGGGGACACGAGCACGGCGTCCGCAGCGGCGTCGCGACCATCACGCGCGGCGAGGGTGGCGGCAACGCGGTCGGCCCGGAGGAAGGGCCCGCGCTGGGACTGCTGCGGGAGGCCGAGGAGCGGCGCGCGGTCGCCGGCGCGGGCGTCACCGACGTCTACAACCTCGACGAGCCCGACTTGTACTACACCGTGAGCGCGCCGCTGACCGAGCAGGCGTGGGGACACGACGACGTGCTCGGCAAGCTGGTGCGGGTGGTGCGCCAGACCCGGCCGGAGGTCGTGGTCACCATGGATCCGGCGCCCACGCCCGGAAACCACGGCAACCACCAGTACGCGGCGCGGCTGGCGCTGGAGGCCTACCGGCTGGCCGCCGATCCGGCCGCCTTCCCCGAGCAGATCGACCGCGAGGGCCTCGGTCCGTGGTCGGTGCGCAGGGTCCTGTCCAACGCGGCCGGGGCGGACGAGGAGTTTCGCGGGCCCGACTGCGAGAGCAGGACCGCCGCGGCGGGCTCGCCGGGCCCGGAGTACTTCGTCTGGGGTGGCCGCCGCGCTCCCGGCGGCATCACCTGGGAGCAGCGGGAAAGGCTGTCCGAGCGGGAGTACGCGACCCAGGGGTGGGCCTCGCGCCCGGACGTGCCGGACGACCCGGCCGAGATCGGCTGCGACCACTTCACCGAGCTCGCCAACCGCACCCCGCACGTGCCCGGCGCGCGCGGGCCGGAGGCGCCGCTGCTGGGCGCGCTGCTGCCCGCACCGGGCGGGCTTCCGCTCGGCACGGCGGTTTCGGCCACGGCCGAGCGCTCGCACGTCATCGCCGGGGAGCGCTTCGGCGTCCGGGTCGGGCTGTCGGCAGGTGGGGTCGCGCTGCCCGGCGGCACCGTCGCACTTGAGCTACCACCGGGGTGGCAGGTCCAGGGTGACGGGTCGTTCGCGGCGCTGCCGCCGGGTGCGAGCGCGGGCGTCGGCTTCACCGTCGCAGTCCCGGCGGACCAGCGCGCCGGACGAGTGCCGGTTCCGGTGCGCGTGGTCTCCGGCGCCCAGCAGGGGACCACTGAACTCCGGCTTGACGTCGTCCCACCGGTCGTCGCCGAGCAGGCGCCGCTGCCCGCCGTCGCGGACTTCCAGCGGTGGACCGGCGAACAGGGTCTGCCGGCCCTGCGCGACGCGGTGGCACCGGTCTGGACGATTCCCGCGGGTGGTGCTCGAGAGGTGCCCGTCATCATCCGGAACCACGCCCGCGGCCCGCAGTCGGGTGTCGTGCGCCTCGAACCGCCGGCGGGTTTCGCGGTCGGCGATCCCGAGCGGCGGTTCGACGCCCTCGCGCCCGGCGCCACCGAGAGCGCCGTCTTCGACGTGCGCAGCACCGACCCGCACGCGCCGACGGGCATGCGGGGCGGTGACCGTCCGTACGCGCTGACCGCACAGCCCGACGGCGGGCAGGCCGCGCGGACCGCGTCCGCGCTGGAAGTCGTCCCCGCCACCGCGATTCCCGCCACGACGACGCCACCGGCGGTCGACGGCCGGGCGGGTGCCGAGGAGTACCCCGGCCCGACGCTGGACCTCTCCGCTCGCTGGGAGGGCGACGAGTGCGCCTCACACGAGGACTGCTCGGCCACCGCGAAGCTCGCCCGGCACGGGGACGTGCTCCACGTGCTGGTCGACGTCGTGGACGACGTGCGCGGCCGGGCGCTCTCGGCGCGGGACTGCAAACGCCACTGGCGCACCGACGCGGTGGAGATCGCCATCGACCCGAAGGGCGGTTCGGAGAACACCTCCAGCACCCTCAAGCTCGCGGTGCTGCCCCGCACCGAAGCCGGCCCGCCCTGCCACTTCCGCGACGCCGACAACCACCAGGGACCGGGGCCGGAGACGGCGCCGGGCGTGCGCATCGCGTCAGTGGAGCGCCACGGCGGCTACACCGTCGAAGCGTCGATCCCGCTCTCGGCCCTGCCCGGCTCGGTCGACCCGGCGCGGATGGGACTCGACCTGCTCGTCTACGACTCCGACACCGACGACCTGACCGGCCAGACCCGCATCGGCTGGTCCGCCTGGGGCGGCGTGCAGGGCGACCCGTACCGCTGGGGCCGGGCGATGCTGGAGGGCCTGCCGGGTGGCGAGCAGGTACCGGCACCCGAGCCTCGGCTGCCGCTCGACGCGCTGGCGTCGGTCGACTCCCCGGGATCGCTCGCGCAGTCCGTCCGGCTGGGTACCGCACCCGGCGGGGCCCGCCCGGCCGGCGACTCGGCGGCGCGGCTCGTCGACGCCCGGACGGCACCCGGCGAGGTCCGCGCGAAGCTGGTGGCGAACGCTCCAGGGACGGTCCACGTCTTCGTCCTGGACGCCGCCGGCGTGGTCGTGGCCGACCAGGTCGTACCGGTGCAACCAGGCGAGCGCCAGGTCGTGCTGCCGGTGCCGCACGGCTCGGGTTCCCGGGTGCTGGCCGGATTCGCGACGCCCGACGGAGCCACCGCCGCATCCGCGGCCGACGTCCGCTGA
- a CDS encoding TIGR04282 family arsenosugar biosynthesis glycosyltransferase: protein MTPTALLVVAKAPVPGLAKTRLTPDLSAEQAAGVAAASLLDTMDAVVATPGVRPVIAMTGDLDAAARADELRAALDGWTVLRQRGSDFGERLAAAHADTAAAHPGSPVLQIGMDTPQVNPELLSHACELLSTADSVIGMAEDGGWWAAGFRDPAFAALLGGIPTSRDDTGSRTLAAMRSAGLDPAELPLLSDVDNMADLLAVAGLVPGSRFAASVPAGAAAR, encoded by the coding sequence ATGACGCCGACCGCACTGCTCGTGGTCGCCAAGGCACCGGTCCCCGGCCTGGCCAAGACCCGGCTCACCCCGGACCTCAGCGCGGAGCAGGCGGCCGGGGTCGCCGCGGCGAGCCTGCTCGACACGATGGACGCGGTCGTCGCCACGCCCGGGGTTCGGCCCGTGATCGCCATGACCGGCGACCTCGACGCGGCAGCGCGGGCCGATGAGCTGCGCGCGGCGCTGGACGGGTGGACCGTGCTGCGCCAGCGCGGAAGCGACTTCGGCGAACGGCTGGCCGCGGCCCACGCCGACACCGCCGCCGCTCATCCCGGATCGCCCGTGCTCCAGATCGGGATGGACACACCGCAGGTGAACCCGGAGCTGCTGAGCCATGCGTGCGAACTGCTGTCCACCGCGGACTCCGTGATCGGAATGGCGGAGGACGGCGGGTGGTGGGCCGCGGGGTTCCGCGATCCGGCGTTCGCGGCGCTGCTCGGCGGAATCCCGACTTCCCGGGACGACACCGGGTCGCGGACGCTCGCGGCGATGCGTTCGGCGGGACTCGATCCGGCGGAGCTGCCCCTGCTGTCCGATGTGGACAACATGGCCGATCTGCTCGCTGTCGCCGGACTGGTGCCCGGTTCGCGCTTCGCGGCGTCCGTGCCTGCCGGGGCGGCGGCGCGATGA
- a CDS encoding NAD(P)/FAD-dependent oxidoreductase, which produces MGELDADGDSSPASKHYDVIVVGARCAGAPLAMLLARAGHSVLLLDRAHFPSDTMSTHWILRPGVELLSKWGLLPDLMATGCPPIRRISLCFGSTTLSGEPTTPRGTATTFAPRRTVLDALLTRAARAAGAELREGFAVRDVLREDGRVRGVVGQSGDGRAVVVRSRLVIGADGRSSTVARAVRAPFVEDRGALAAISYDYWSDVPVEGVHAHFRNRAAVSLWPTHDTRTVVSLSFPRTEFAAHRGEAERYYLRALRGVPEVAERIRAGHREGRFHTAASLRNFTRRSHGPGWALAGDAAHHKDPITAWGISEAFTDAQALAAAVHAGLTGLTPMERALARYEERRNAARAALLDFTCEQACPASFGGAVARLVPAIGSTQDVADELAGVIAGSTHVEDFMHPANIVRIMDRGTVVRR; this is translated from the coding sequence ATGGGTGAGCTCGACGCGGACGGCGATTCCTCGCCGGCATCGAAGCACTACGACGTGATCGTGGTCGGGGCGCGGTGCGCCGGAGCACCGCTGGCGATGCTGCTCGCCCGCGCGGGACATTCGGTCCTGCTGCTCGACCGGGCGCACTTCCCCAGCGACACCATGTCGACGCACTGGATCCTGCGCCCCGGCGTCGAACTGCTGTCGAAGTGGGGGCTGCTGCCCGACCTGATGGCCACGGGCTGCCCGCCGATCCGGCGGATCTCACTGTGCTTCGGCTCCACCACGCTCTCCGGGGAGCCGACCACGCCGCGCGGCACCGCCACCACCTTCGCGCCGCGACGCACCGTTCTCGACGCGCTGCTCACCCGCGCCGCACGTGCCGCGGGCGCCGAACTGCGCGAGGGCTTCGCCGTGCGCGACGTGCTGCGGGAGGACGGCCGCGTGCGCGGTGTGGTCGGCCAGAGCGGCGACGGACGTGCCGTCGTGGTGCGCTCACGTCTCGTGATCGGCGCCGACGGCCGCAGCTCCACCGTGGCTCGCGCCGTGCGCGCCCCGTTCGTCGAGGACCGCGGCGCGCTCGCGGCGATCTCCTACGACTACTGGTCGGACGTGCCGGTCGAAGGCGTGCACGCCCACTTCCGCAACCGCGCGGCGGTGTCGCTGTGGCCCACGCACGACACGCGGACGGTCGTGTCGCTGAGCTTCCCCCGAACGGAGTTCGCGGCGCACCGCGGTGAAGCGGAGCGCTACTACCTGCGCGCGCTCCGCGGCGTGCCCGAGGTCGCCGAACGCATCCGGGCCGGGCACCGGGAAGGCCGGTTCCACACCGCGGCGAGCCTGCGCAACTTCACCCGGCGTTCGCACGGGCCGGGATGGGCGCTGGCGGGGGACGCGGCACACCACAAGGACCCGATCACCGCGTGGGGCATCTCCGAGGCGTTCACCGACGCCCAGGCGCTGGCCGCGGCCGTGCACGCCGGGCTGACCGGGCTGACCCCGATGGAGCGGGCGCTGGCCCGCTACGAGGAACGCCGCAACGCCGCTCGTGCGGCGCTGCTGGACTTCACCTGCGAACAGGCGTGCCCGGCCTCGTTCGGCGGCGCCGTGGCGCGGCTGGTGCCCGCCATCGGCAGCACGCAGGACGTCGCCGACGAGCTGGCGGGCGTCATCGCCGGCAGCACGCACGTCGAGGACTTCATGCACCCGGCCAACATCGTGCGGATCATGGACCGCGGCACCGTGGTCCGCCGCTGA
- a CDS encoding spermidine synthase, which translates to MEMFQAPGATADVNGAAHSRVATATSERGEVVLLRRGDDGALELRVNGVFVMDTVHTATERLLATTTLTASLAGRTPGAPVRVLIGGLGLGFTLQEVLADRRVTAAHVVEIEPAVVRWHQEGLVPDTARAFGDKRVEVSVGDVREVLARLDPSSVDVLLLDVDNGPGFLVYDDNAAVYRREFLELCREKLVAGGCLAIWSASPSAELASMLGAVFTDSQEVAIPVVFGERATTYHLFIARQHT; encoded by the coding sequence ATGGAGATGTTCCAGGCCCCCGGGGCGACCGCCGACGTGAACGGCGCCGCGCACAGCCGCGTCGCCACCGCGACCTCCGAGCGCGGCGAGGTGGTGCTGCTGCGCCGTGGCGACGACGGTGCGCTGGAGCTGCGGGTCAACGGCGTTTTCGTGATGGACACGGTGCACACCGCCACCGAACGCCTGCTCGCGACAACGACGCTGACCGCCAGCCTGGCCGGTCGCACCCCCGGTGCGCCCGTACGGGTGCTGATCGGCGGACTGGGCCTCGGCTTCACCCTCCAGGAGGTCCTCGCCGACCGCCGCGTCACCGCGGCGCACGTCGTGGAGATCGAGCCCGCGGTCGTGCGGTGGCACCAGGAGGGGCTGGTCCCCGACACCGCCCGCGCCTTCGGCGACAAGCGGGTCGAGGTGTCGGTGGGAGACGTCCGCGAAGTCCTCGCACGGCTGGACCCGTCCTCGGTCGACGTGCTGCTGCTCGACGTCGACAACGGGCCGGGCTTCCTGGTCTACGACGACAACGCCGCGGTGTACCGCCGCGAGTTCCTCGAGCTGTGCCGGGAGAAGCTGGTCGCCGGCGGCTGTCTGGCGATCTGGTCGGCCAGTCCGTCGGCCGAGCTGGCGTCGATGCTGGGTGCGGTCTTCACCGACAGCCAGGAGGTCGCCATCCCGGTCGTGTTCGGCGAGCGCGCCACGACCTACCACCTCTTCATCGCCCGCCAGCACACCTGA
- a CDS encoding glycosyltransferase family 2 protein, translating to MTPIDVVLPCLNEAAALPSVLAAMPTGFRPVVVDNGSDDGSPEIASAHGAVVVAETRRGYGAAAHRGLEAAESEVVCVLDADGSLDPGVLPEFVERLRAGHADLVAGRRVPTSASAWPWHARAGNAVIAGLLRRRGLPVHDIAPIRVARRADLLALGVTDRGFGYPLELLLRAADAGWRVEEVPVAYRPRATGTTSKVSGSVRGTVRAVRDMAGVLR from the coding sequence ATGACACCGATAGACGTGGTGCTCCCGTGCCTCAACGAAGCCGCGGCGTTGCCCTCCGTGCTGGCCGCGATGCCCACCGGGTTCCGGCCGGTGGTGGTCGACAACGGCTCCGACGACGGATCGCCGGAGATCGCCTCCGCGCACGGTGCGGTCGTGGTGGCCGAAACCCGGCGCGGTTACGGCGCCGCCGCGCACCGCGGTCTGGAGGCCGCCGAATCCGAAGTGGTGTGCGTGCTCGACGCCGACGGATCGCTGGATCCCGGGGTGCTGCCGGAGTTCGTCGAGCGGTTGCGCGCCGGCCACGCCGACCTGGTCGCGGGACGGCGCGTGCCCACCTCGGCCTCGGCGTGGCCGTGGCACGCGCGAGCGGGCAACGCCGTGATCGCGGGCCTGCTGCGGCGGCGCGGCCTGCCGGTCCACGACATCGCCCCGATCCGGGTGGCCCGGCGGGCCGACCTGCTCGCGCTCGGTGTCACCGACCGCGGTTTCGGCTACCCGCTGGAGTTGCTGCTCAGGGCCGCCGACGCGGGATGGCGCGTGGAGGAGGTGCCGGTCGCCTACCGGCCCCGGGCCACGGGCACGACCTCCAAGGTGTCCGGCTCGGTCCGCGGAACCGTGCGAGCCGTTCGCGACATGGCGGGAGTGCTGCGATGA